A single window of Cydia splendana chromosome 13, ilCydSple1.2, whole genome shotgun sequence DNA harbors:
- the LOC134796278 gene encoding transmembrane protein 222: MNVDRSPESPVDLSDRDQAVLMDPIDHERCRYPYCIVWTPIPVLTWMFPFLGHMGICTSSGVIRDFAGPYFVSEDLMAFGNPTKYWQLTPAKAHNGQPGWDAAVHKASEIYKKRMHIIFYDNCHSHVAMALNLMSYGGCKNWNMVKLAFYMIPYSKYVSPGAFVKTWLPFVIIVAFICTLAALI, translated from the exons ATGAATGTTGACCGCAGCCCGGAAAGCCCAGTAGATTTGAGTGATCGCGACCAAGCCGTCCTGATGGATCCTATTGACCACGAACGTTGTCGCTATCCGTATTGTATAGTTTGGACTCCCATTCCGGTTTTAAC ATGGATGTTCCCGTTTCTTGGTCACATGGGCATCTGCACATCCAGCGGGGTAATCCGGGACTTTGCTGGGCCCTACTTTGTGTCTGAAGACCTGATGGCCTTTGGGAACCCGACCAAGTACTGGCAGCTGACACCGGCTAAGGCTCACAATGGGCAACCTGGATGGGACGCTGCTGTTCACAAAGCTTCAGAGATTTATAAAAAGAGAATG caTATCATATTCTACGACAACTGCCACTCACATGTGGCAATGGCGCTGAACCTCATGAGCTACGGGGGCTGCAAGAACTGGAATATGGTGAAGCTGGCCTTCTACATGATACCCTATTCTAAATATGTCAG CCCCGGAGCCTTCGTAAAGACATGGCTGCCGTTCGTGATTATCGTCGCATTCATCTGCACGCTCGCCGCTCTCATATAG
- the LOC134796518 gene encoding uncharacterized protein LOC134796518 encodes MFSSIFGKRRSSPIEDDTPPIPGPKVGDSFVIVNPSPPGGSLYPSVPGAGVPGYPVAPSRPAPPAPVQNPSVESFHYLQGVPFSLCRELQMASNKDAFATEISDLLAFLTNKVNINSYNYDFSIEKSVLKEC; translated from the coding sequence ATGTTTTCGTCTATATTTGGCAAACGGCGCTCGTCACCAATTGAAGACGACACGCCACCCATACCTGGACCGAAAGTAGGAGACAGTTTCGTTATAGTAAACCCATCGCCCCCAGGGGGAAGTTTGTACCCAAGTGTGCCTGGCGCTGGAGTTCCAGGGTATCCTGTGGCACCTTCTCGGCCAGCTCCTCCGGCACCAGTACAGAATCCTAGCGTAGAGAGCTTCCACTATCTGCAAGGGGTTCCTTTTTCGCTCTGTCGTGAACTTCAAATGGCGAGCAATAAGGATGCATTCGCAACCGAAATCAGCGACCTCTTGGCTTTCCTAACGAACAAGGTGAACATCAACAGCTACAACTACGATTTCTCAATTGAAAAGAGTGTTTTGAAAGAGTGTTAA